Below is a window of Planifilum fimeticola DNA.
ATCTATCTTCATCGAAGTTCGGCAAAACCCAGCCGCATTGCCCGGAAAATAAAAAGCCGACACCTTCCCGGGTGTCGGTCAAGCTCCCGCATCCGTAAGATACATTGGCTCACTCAACTCAACTTACGATCGCCTTGATCGCCGCCACGGCTCCGATCGCCCCCGCAATGACGACCAGCATGTTCAATCGGAAATAGGCGAGCAGTGCGGCGACGGCTCCCCCTGCCAGCCCGACCAGCGGCTCCCCTCTTTCCACCGAGAGGATGCCCGGAAAAATCAGCGCTCCCAGCGCGGCATAGGGGATGCTTGCCAGCCACCGTTCCATCCAGGGGGAGACGTTCCGCTGTCCGATCAGAAAAGCCGGAAGCATGCGGGGGAGATAGGTAACCAGCGCCATTCCGAGTATGATCCAAATCCAATCCATTTGATCACTCCCCAGACTGTCAGCCCGCCGTCTTCTCCGCGGCGGGGGGTTCCTCCCTCGGCATCAGCATCGTCCCGCATCCGGCCGCCGCGACGGTGGCCAAAACCGTGGCCCAGCCTCCGCTCAAAAACAAGCCGAACAAGGCGTTCAGGGCCATTCCGATCAAGGCGATCGCACCCACCCTCCACCTTTTGCGGACTGCCGGCACCAGCAAGGCGATAAACATGGCATACAGGGCGATGTTCATGCTGTCGCTGATCGACCGGGGAATCACCCCGGCGAACAATCCCCCGACAACGGTTCCAAACACCCACGAACCATAGGCAACCGCGATCAATCCGGCCATGTATAGGGGATGAATCCGTCCGTTCCCGCCCTTCTCGTCCATGGCGGCGACGGCGAAGGTTTCATCGGTGACGCCGAAGGCGAGGGCTCCCTTCGCCAAGAGCGGCACATCCTTCAACCGGTCCATCAGGGAAAGGCTCATGATAAAATGGCGGAAGTTGAGCACCAGCGTGGCGAAGATGATTTCCATCCCCAACGCGCCGGCGGTTGCCATCTGGACCGCCATGAACTGACTGGCGCCGGCGAAAACCATCATCGACATCAATACCGTCTCCGCAAAAGGAAGACCCGACTGCCGGGCGATCACCCCGAAGGCGACGGCGATCGGGACGTAACCGATCGCGATGGGAACGGCCGCAGACATTCCCTTCACCAATTCCCGTCCGTTTCTCACCACTCCTGCCCCCATTCGAGGAATCATCTATGGATGTTAACAACGATCATATAAAATCTTTCGAGAATCAACAAGATGCCGCCAAAAAAAGGATGACCGTCCCTGGTTAATTCCGAAAACGCCCGCCTTGCCGCCTTCGGCTCCATTCCGACATTTTGTAGTATAATTAAGTAGAAAAGAGGGTAGGGAGGAAAGGAGTGAACGGCACCGCCTGCGGAAAAGGCCCTATCCATCCACTGGAGGGAAAAAGCCCTCATCCGCGACCGCTGATGCGGAAACCGAAACGGGACTTCGGCCAGCGGCATGTACGAGATCCTCGGGCAAAGCAGGATGCGATTGATCCTTTGGGAGGTTTGATTCTTTGGAAGGAGTCATAGGAATCACCACGTATTTATTCATGGTGATTTTTCTTGTCTTGCTAAACGGCTTTTTTGTTGCCGCGGAATTCGCCATCGTGAAAGTGCGCTCCACCCGAATCGCGCAGCTGGAACACCGCCGCGGGAAAATCGCTCAAAAGGTCTTGGCAAATTTGGACGCCTATCTGTCCGCCACCCAGTTGGGAATCACCCTGGCCTCCTTGGGACTGGGATGGATCGGCGAACCGGCCATCGCCCGCATGCTGGAACCGGCGCTTTCCTACTTCGGACTTCCGGATTGGCTCATTCACACCACAGCCTTTGCCGTCGCCTTCTCCATCATCACCTTTCTCCACATCGTGCTCGGTGAGATGGCTCCCAAGTCCCTGGCGATTCGCAAAGCCGAAGCCATCACCCTGTGGACCTCGGCGCCGTTGGATTGGTTTTACCGACTCTTTAAACCCTTTATCTTCATCCTCAACGGGTCGGCCAACCTGGTCCTCAAACTGCTGGGGATCGAGATGAACGAAACCCAGCAGGCGCACACGGAAGAAGAGATCCGCATGCTGATCGCCCAGAGCCATAAGAGCGGCGTGATCGATCAGACGGAGCTCGCCCTGTTTGACAACATTTTCGATTTCACGGAGCGGGTTGCGCGGGAAGTGATGGTTCCCCGGGTAAACATGAAATGCGTCTACCGCGACAAACCCTTCGAAGAAAACCTGAGGGTGATGAAAGAAACCCATCATACCCGCTTTCCCCTGTGCGGCGATGACAAGGACGACATCCTGGGGATCATACATATCCGGGATGTTTACGAACAACTGTCCGATGGGAAAACCCCTTCCTTGACCGACTTGGCCCGCCCCGCCGTTCTGGTTCCGGAAACTATGGAGCTGAAGGACATTTTGCGCAATCTCCAGCGAAACCGGGTAGGGATGGCCATCGTCGTCGACGAATTCGGCGGGACTTCCGGACTGGTGACCACGGAAGACATCATCGAGGAGATCGTGGGCGAAATCCAGGATGAATTTGACAATGAAAAGCCCTTTTTCCTCCAGAAAGGACACGAAACGTCGATCGACCCCCATCTGCTTATCGAAGAAGTGAATGAATATTTCCAAATCAACATCGACGATCCGGACAACGACACCATCGGCGGATGGCTTTTTTCCCGCCTCAAGAAGGTGCCGGAAGTGGGTGACGAAGTCGTGTTTGACGGCCTGATCTTCTGCGTGCAGGAAGCGGAGAACCGAAGGGTCACCCGCATTTTGGTCAAACCCGGGGGCGATCGCGAAGAAAACCAAACAGCCGGCGCATCCTCCGGCTGACCCGATCAAACCAATCCCGCAGACCGAACCGGGATTGGTTTGTTTGTGTTGCTTGCTCCGCCCCTTTTTATATAGGGATGCACCCCTTTGGTCCGATTGAAGGGGCCGGTCCACATCCGTTATACTCAGAATAGACGCATAGTTTCGGAAAATATGAGAAAGGAGGCTGACGAGTTGGATCCCCTCACCCATCTGCCGACCTCCCTCGCCCCGTCCTGGAAGCGGAGCAGGCAATACGGGGTGGACCCCCGCAAGGTGCACAATGATCTCCTTCCGAAAGGGGAGCTGAAGGACCGGAAGGAACAGATGAAGGAGTGGCTCAACGCTTCTTCGGACATTCTCAACCAAGTGTACGGCATGCTGCGAAAGTCGCCGTACATGGTCATCGTGTCGGATCGGGACGGATACGTCATCGCCACCTGGGGCGATCCCCCCTTCACCGACCGTGCGAAGAGGGTGTGGCTGGATGAAGGCGCCAACTGGCACGAGCGCATCAAAGGAACCAACGCGATCGGCACCGCCCTTGTGGAACAGCAGCCGATCAGCGTGATCGGGGAACAGCACTACTGTGAGGAAAACCGTTTTCTCACCTGTTACGCCACACCGCTTTACACACCGACAGGGGAACTCTTGGGCGTGTTGGACATCAGCGGCGACGCCCGGATGCACCATCCTCACACGATGGGAATGGTGTTGACCGCCGCCCATGCCTGCCAAGCACGGATGCTGCTGCAAAGCGCCCGGCGGGAACTGGTTCTTTCCTTCCGGGAAGCGGATACGCTCGCGGAAGGCTACGGAAGGCCGTTGATCGCCGTGGACGCCAACGGGCTGATCTCCCGGATCAATCAGGAAGGAGCCCGCTGGCTCAACACGCCTCAGGCGGAGTGCATCGGCCAACCCCTCACCCGCTGGTTCGACCCGCAGGATGCACAGGCGCTTCTCTCCCTCAGGGATTCCGCCGAATTGCCCGTAAAGGCCCCGTCGGGAACGTCCTGGATCGCCCGTCCCGTGCTGGATGAACGGAAACGAACCCACCGCGTGCTGCTGAGTCCCCCTTCAGCGTCCGAACGGAAAAACGCCGCCCCGCCGCCCGTCCCCCTGGAAGATGCGGTTCACATTTCATTGGAAAAGGGAATCGCCTCCTGCCCCAAATTTCAGAAGGCCCTTAAACTGGCCGTCCATGTGTCCCGCACCGATGCCACGATCCTTCTCCGGGGGGAAACCGGAACCGGAAAAGATCTGGTCGCCCGGGAAATCCACAAGCGGAGCGGCCGAACCGGTCCGCTGGTGGTCGTCAACTGCGGGGCCATTCCGGAACCGCTTCTGGAGGCGGAGCTGTTCGGCTACGAAAAAGGCGCCTTCACCGGAGCCCGGAACGGCGGACACCGGGGAAAATTCGAAGCGGCCCACAAGGGGACGCTCTTCCTGGACGAAATCGGTGAAATGCCCCTGGCTTCCCAGGCGGTCCTCCTCCGGATTCTGGAGGAAAAACAGGTCACCCGGATCGGCTCCAACCGCCCCATCCCCGTCGACGTCCGCATCATCACCGCCACCAACAAGGATCTGGCCCGGGAGGTGCGGGAAAACCGTTTCCGCGCAGACCTCTATTACCGGATCTGCGAAGTGGAGATTCATCTCCCCCCCCTTCGGGAGCGGTCCGATCTCTTTCTGCTCGCCGAATACTTCCTGGATCAAGTGTCCCGCGAGTTGAACATCGCCCCGGTCCTTCTCCGCGGCGAAGTCCGCGAAATGCTTTCGCGATACCACTGGCCCGGCAACATTCGGGAACTGAGGCAAGTGCTGCGCCAAGCCGTCTTCCACGCCCATTTCGTACGGGGCTCCTCCATCCTTTCCGCCGAAGATCTGGTCTTCCCCCAAGCTCAAGCCGGCGAGCCGGATGCATCCCCCCGACCCGTTTCCCTGGAAGAACAGGAGGCGGAAACCATCGCCCAGGCCATCCGGATTTCCGAGGGCAATCTTTCAAAGGCTGCCCGGATGCTGGGAATCGGACGGACCACCCTGTACCGGAAACTGAATCGCTATCCCAACCTGAAAAACATCCGTCTCCAACATCAGAGGCACGGCTGAACAGCAACCAGCGAAGGGGACCCCGAGGCTTTCAAGACCGCGCCGCACCCTCCTGCCGAAAAAAATCTTTTCCCCGCACAAACAAAAAACCCCTTGCGGGGTTTCGAGGATAATGACAAAGCGTTGGGAGGGACCGATTTTTCGCCGAGCGACCCCTGCTGCATTGGAGCGGAGCGAAAAATCGCGTCCTGAACCCTAGATGCAGGGTTTGTCAGCAGTCTCAAAACCCCTTGCGGGGTTTTTTTCATGCCGCCCGACTCGGTGCAAACCGATTTCTCTCAAAAGGGGAGATCTCCATCCGGAATGCTGATCACAGGCCTCCCACAAACACGAAGATGGTCGCGATCACCAAGAGGAAGATCAGCAGACGGCGCCAGCTCACCAAATAACCGTAACCACCATAGGACATCTCCCTACCCCCTTTCAGTTGTCCCTATACTTTATGCCTCATATCCAAATGGGGCCGGGTAAACGTCCATCCGAAAGCAAAATTGGGTGAACCGCCTAAACTTCCCCTAAAACAGACTGAGCTGTACCGGCTCCTCCCGAAGCATCTCCTCTCTTCCGACCTCCTGCGTCAACGCGGTCCCCTCCCCCCGGCTCGGTTCATTTATGAAACCGACTTCCCTCATGTGCCGCCTCACCCGCGAATACAGCTCCGTCCGGTATTCGTCGGGCGGAAGAGAACCCTCGTACAGCCGGACCAGGTGGGGGTACTCCCGGGGGAAGGCGGCCTGGATGCGGCGGAAGAACCAGCTTTTCACTGCCGGTTGCAGCCGGAGCACGGACGGCACCACGAAGCGGGCGCCGCATTCCCTTGCCGCGATCATATAAGACCGAAGCTGTTCATCGGTATCCGAGAGATACGGCAGGATCGGCGCCAGAAACAGGCCCGCCGGAATCCCCTCCCCATTCAGTTTCCGAACCGCTTCCAGGCGTTGTTTCGGATGTGGAGAGGCGGGCTCCGTCAACCGCCACACCCCCTCATCCAGCGTGCTCAAACTGATGTTGACCGATGTGAGTACCATCTCCCGGAGGATGTCCCTGTCCCGCAGGATCAAGGGAGATCGCGTGGTGATGCTGGTCGGAATCCGAAAATCCCTCAACACCTTCAAAATGGATCGGGTCAGCTTCCATTTCCCTTCCACCGGCTGGTACGGATCGGTGGCCGTCCCGACGGCCACTACCCCGCCTTTCCACTTTCCTCGTTTCAGCTCCCGATAAAGCACCTCCGCCGCATCCCGCTTGACGATGACATTGTGCTGAAAGCTGTCATCGGCGTGAAATCCCAGATAGCTGTGGGTGGGCCGGGCATAACAGAAGTGGCATCCGTGACTGCAACCGCGGTACGGATTAATCGACCAGTTGAAGGGCATGCCCTCCACCCGGTTGAGCACCGATTTGGAGCGTTTGGGAAAGAGCCTCCGCGGCGTCCGCCCGGCCATCGGAATCCCCCCGAGATACGAACATTTGTTTCTAATATACCACACCCCCTTCCCTGCTACCACTAACAGAAAACATCCCAAAAAAAGGATTCTCCGATCTGAAACGGCATTTCGCACAGGGAGAGGCGCGCACCGGTTTCGCCGGACTGTCAAACGGCCGATCCGATTTGGAAATCGACCCGCAATTCACCCATTTCCCCCTTGCCGCCATCGAAAAATTTGTTACAATAGATAGCATATATATTTCATACGGCAACGCTTCGCCGAAAAAAAGAGAATGCAAGGTGAGAGGAAAATGAAACCGCGGACATTGTTCGAAAAAATCTGGGATCGCCACGTCATCCATCAGGAAGAGGGAAAACCGGCCATCCTGTACATCGACCTCCACCTCATCCACGAGGTGACTTCCCCCCAAGCCTTCGACGGATTGCGCATGGCCGGCCGCAAAGTGCGCCGACCCGACTTGACCGTAGCGACCATGGACCACAACGTTCCCACGACGGACCGCTCACTGCCGATCACCGATCCGATCTCCGCCAAGCAGATGGAAACCTTGGCCCGGAACTGCCGCGAGTTCGGCATCCGGCTCTACGACCTGAACAGCCCGCAACAGGGCATCGTCCACGTGATCGGCCCTGAACTGGGTCTGACCCTTCCGGGGAAGACGATCGTCTGCGGAGACAGCCACACCTCCACCCACGGGGCCTTCGGCGCCCTCGCCTTCGGAATCGGAACCAGCGAAGTGGAACACGTCCTGGCCACCCAATGCCTGCACCAGGCCAAACCCCGGACAATGGAGATCCATGTCAAGGGAAGCCTGCCCCCGGGCGTTTCGGCCAAAGACGTGATCCTGGCCATCATCTCCCGCATCGGTACGGACGGCGCCACCGGAACCGTCGTCGAATACACCGGGGAGGTTATCCGCAACATGTCCATGGAAGAGCGGATGACCGTCTGCAACATGTCGATCGAAGCCGGTGCCCGGGCCGGCATGGTCTCGCCGGATGCCACCACCTTCGCCTATTTGGAAAACCGTCCCTTCGCGCCCAAGGGAAAACGGTTCGAGAAAGCCGTCGCCGATTGGGAACAGCTGGCGACGGATGAAGGCGCCACCTACGATCGCCGGTTCGAGCTCGACGCCTCCACCCTGTCGCCCCAGGTCACCTGGGGGACCAGTCCCGGAATGGGGACCGATGTGACGGGCACCGTGCCGGATCCCGATTCCTTCCCCACGGAAAACGAGCGAAAAGCGGCCAGAAAAGCCCTCGAATACATGGGCCTCAAACCGGGAACGCCGATCGTCGATATTCCGGTGGACCGCGTCTTCATCGGATCCTGCACCAATTCGCGGATCCAAGACCTGCGCGAGGCCGCCAAGGTCGTCCGGGGACGGAAAGTCTCCCCCCGCGTCCGGGCCATGGTGGTTCCCGGCTCCCAGCAGGTAAAACTGCAGGCGGAACGGGAAGGGTTGGACCGCATCTTCAAAGAAGCCGGGTTTGAATGGCGGGATTCCGGTTGCAGCATGTGCCTGGGTATGAATCCCGATATCCTTCGCCCGGGGGAACGCTGCGCTTCCACCTCCAACCGCAACTTCGAGGGAAGGCAGGGACGCGGCGGGCGCACCCACCTGGTGAGCCCCATGATGGCCGCCGCGGCCGCCATCGCCGGTCACTTCGTGGACATCCGGGAATGGGACATTGAACCGTAAACCTCCGTCCCTCGGGGGAGCGATTTTTCGTCGTGCGACTCCTGCCGAGTGAAACCGAGACGAAAAATCCCTTCCTTGATACTTTGTCGCCTCCGGCCCATCCGGAGAATGCCAATCACTTTCGGAATCAGGAGGAGACCGTATGGAACCGCTCAAAACCCATACCGGCAAGGTGGCTCCCCTTGACCGGGTGAACGTGGACACCGATCAGATCATCCCCAAGCAATTTCTGAAACGGATTGAACGGACCGGTTTCGGCCAGTTTCTGTTCTACGATTGGTGCTACGACGAAAAGGGAAACCCCAATCCCGATTTCGTCCTCAACCAGGAGCGCTATCGGGGAGCGAGCATCCTGCTGACCCGGAACAATTTCGGGTGCGGCTCCTCCAGGGAACACGCCCCCTGGGCATTGATGGACTACGGCTTTCGGGTGATCATCGCCCCTTCCTTCGCCGACATTTTTTACAACAACTGCTTCAAAAACGGCATCCTTCCCCTCACGCTCCCGGAAGAAGACGTGGAGGAGCTGTTTCGGCGAACGGAAGAACACGAAGGATACGAACTGGCCGTCGACCTGGAGAACTGCCGCCTGTCCGACAACCACGGACTTCAACTCTCCTTTGAAGTGGATGAATACCGGCGTCAATGCCTCCTCCAGGGGCTGGACGACATCGCCATCACCCTGCAACTGGAGGACAAAATCGCCGCCTACGAAGCCCGGTACCCCGAATACTACCTCCCGGATCCGGCCGGAGCGGCGGTTCGGGGCGGCGCAAACTGACCCAAGCCGGGACGGAAAACCCATCGCCGAACGGCCAAGGGGGCGCCGCGGATGCCGTTTCCATCCACGTCCATTTGCGGAGCAGGTCACTGGAATCGGGTCCAAAAAAAGGAGCCGTTTTCCGCTCGGATGCGGAAAACGGCTCCGTTCATGATGGAGGATGCACAGATCCGTCCCCTTTCGGAAGGGCTCCTCACTCCCCTTCCAAGGGACGGGTGGACCGATCGAATTCCTCCAGGACCTCCTTGGGAGGCGGCGGGGTGAGCAGGCTCACCACCACGATCGCGATCACCCCGAGCACAAAGGCGGGCAGCAATTCGTAGAGGAAATCCGACAGACCCAGAACGTTTTTCCACAGGATCACCGTGGCGGCGCCGGTGATGATCCCGGCGTAGGCCCCGTACACATTCATCCGCTTCCAGTAAAGGGAGAGGAGGACCAGCGGACCGAAGGTGGCACCCAGTCCCGCCCAAGCGTAGGAGACCAGCTCCAGGACGTTCTGCTCCTGGGCGAAGGAGAGGTAGATGGCAATCACCGCGACGAGCAGCACGCCGATGCGCCCCACCCAGATCAATTCCTTCTCCGAAGCGTTTTTGCGGAACAGGCGTTTGTAGAAGTCCTCCGCCAGGGCGGTGGACGTGACCAGCAGGAAGGAGTCCACCGTGCTCATGATGGCCGCCATGATCGCCGCCAGCATGAATCCGGCGACCCAGGGATTGAAGAGCAGGTTGGACAAAGCGATGAAGATATGCTCCGGATCCGCCACGGAAACCAACCCTTTATCCGCCGCGGCAAATCCGACAAATCCCGTGAGAATGGCGCCGTACAGGGTGAGCACCACCCAGATCATGGCCAGCATCGTCGATTTGGCCAGCATTTGGGGGCTCTTGATGGCCATGAACCGGACCAGAATGTGGGGTTGACCGAAATAGCCCAGCCCCCAGGCCAGATTGCCGGCGATGAAGGAAAAGATGGCAAGGGCGCCGACATTTTCGCCGACCAGTCCCAGATGCATCGGGCTGGAAGCGGCGATGGTGTCCACCGTTTCGCCGAATCCTCCCATGTAGACGATCACGGCCACGGGCATGATCAGCAGGGCGAAAAACATCAGAAGCCCCTGAAACAGGTCGGTCCAGCTGACCGCCAAAAACCCGCCCAAAAAGGTGTATCCGACGATGACGACGGCGCCGATAAACACCGCTACGGCGAAGTCCGCGCCGTAGGCCGCCTCAAACAGCTTGCCGGCCCCGACCAGCCCGGATGCCGTGTAGAAGAGGAAGAAGAGAAAGATCATCAGGGCGGACAATACCCGCAGGAAACGCGTCTTGTCCCGAAACCGAAACTCGAAATAATCGGGAAGGGTCAGGGCATCCAGCACCTGGGTGTACCGGCGGAGCCGTTTGGAAGTATAGATCCAGTTCAACAAGGTCCCTGTCGCCAACCCGATGGCGATCCAGAGGGATCCCATCCCCACTCCGAAGGCGAAGCCGGGCAGCCCCAGCAAGAGCCAGCCGCTCATGTCGCTCGCCTGGGCGCTCATGGCCGTGACCCAACTGCCCAACCTCCTGCCGCCCAGCACGTAGTCGGAGAAGGTTTGGGTCATCCGGTACGTGATGACCCCGATGACCAACATGGCTACCAGATAAAGCGAAAAGGTGATGATGGAACCGTTAAGAGCCATATCAGGACCACTTCCTTCTCTCGCGCAGATAATAGACAATTCCGATGATCATCAGAAGATTCATCGGAACGAGAAAGAAAAACCACGTCAGGAAAGGCATGGCATCGCCCCCTTTTTGAAAAGGCTTTCATCATGTTATCATCATACCACAAAACGTGAACAAAATTTGACAAACAAATATAACCATCCGACGCCTTCGTTCTCATCCCCGAAACATCTGTTTCTGCTGCACGATCACGCGTCTCGCCGAAAGATATGTGTCCTTGTCGATCAAGCCCAACCGGTGCATCTCCTCCAATTCCTCTTCCATCATTTCCAAGTCCCCCAACCGATCCCCCGTGTAAATCCATATGCCAAACCGTTTCAGAAGCAGGCGGACGTCTTCCATCGTACGAACCGAAAACACGGATCTTCTCTCCCGACTCTTCGTTTGACCTTTTGCTTGCCACCCATGTTACAATGGAGAGAAGGATCGATGCAAGCGAAGGATGTGACCCATGGCCTACTCCGATTTCATACAGGTGAAACGCCTCCGGGGAGAACTCCTGCTTTCCCAGAAGCGAAACCGTTGGGGGTGCACCCTGACCACCAAGGAACTGATTTTCCAGAAACCGCACATCTCCTATCATCTTCTCCTGGACGATATCATCGGCATTGTCCCCTTTCGCCCGAAACGCCGGACCCGGGGCGAGGGATGGAACGACCAGTGGGAAAACCCGGACCTTTCTTCCTCCACCTATAAAATCACCGCCAGCCGGCTGACGATCATCCGCCGGAACGGGGCCGTCAGGCGGGGACAGACGGACCTGATCCTTCCCCTCAACCAGCGCTTTCTCCGCTATTTCCAGGAACACACCGACTTCACCGCCCTGCCGACGGACGGCCTCTTGTGACCCCCAAAAAAATAAGCGATCGCCCTTCCCGGAGGAGGCAGGCAATCGCTTCTTTCGTTTCCGGGAGCCGGAGTTTTCCGGCTCCCTTTTCATGCATTCGGTCCCTTCCCGGAATCGAAGGAGCGCTTCGCCCGGGACGGAAGAATCGGATACGCCCGGTAGACGCCAAAGGCGACAAAAGCGGCGATAACCGCCTTGATCAGGTCTCCGACGATGAAGGGCAAAACTCCCGTCAGCAGGGCCTCCTTCCAGCCCAGCCCCACCCCCGTCACCAGCCAGAGCACGCCTCCGGCATAGATCAAAAGCATCCCGCCCAGCACATGGTACACCGTCAGTTTCCAGACCGAGAGGCGGGTGCTGCGCTCGGAAAGAAACCCGATCAACCAGGCTGCCAAAATCCAACTCCAAATGTACCCGGCCGTCGGCCCCGCCAAAACGGCCAGCCCCCCTTTCCCCCCGGCCAGCAGAGGGGCGCCGAAAGCCACCAGCAAGATGAAAACCGCCATGCTGGCCGCTCCCCAGCGGGATCCCAGCACCGATCCCGCCATCATCACGACCATCGTCTGCAATGTGATCGGAATCGGCAGGGGAATCTGAATTTGCCCCGCCACCGCCACGATCGCGGCGAACATCGCCGCCAGAATCATATTGCGCAACACCAAAACCCTTCCGGACAACTTCTCTCACCTCTTTCACCACGCGATGATCAATGCATGCAACGGCAACAGCATAAAAAAAGAGGTTGACAATTGTCAACCTCTTTTCATTTTCAGGTTAACATTTCTGTTGCGCCCGATTATTTCTCGCCCAACAGCTCCCGCACATAATTGGGCAGCCGGAAGCAACTGCGGACGATCTCCGGGTTGACATACCGGGTGTCTTCGTCACGCAACCGCTCTTCGATCCCATCCAGGGGATCCGGCCGCTTGGAAGCCAGGGTGAAACTCCAAATCCCTCCGGGATACGTGGGGATGGTGGCCAAATAGGTGCGAACATAAGGGAACAGTGTCATCAGGGTTCGGCGGACTTTGGTCAGCACCTGAGGATGAAAAACGGGCGACTCGCTCTGGCAGACCATGATCCCGTCGTCCTTGAGCGCCCGGTGGACGTCGCGATAAAAAGGCTCTTCAAACAGAACTTTCGCCGGGCCCACGGGGTCCGACGAATCGACGATAAACACGTCGTATTCCCCTTTTTTCTCTTTCACAAAGGCCGCCCCGTCCTCAAACACGAACCGGATGCGCGGATCGGGCTCCCCTTCTCCGGCGATCGACGGAAGATACTTCCGGGAGACGTTCACCACCCCGGGATCAATCTCCACCATGTCCACCCGCTTCACAGACGGGTATTTGACCGCTTCCCGGACCGCCCCGCAGTCCCCGCCTCCGATGATGCACACGGTGGACGGATCCGGATGGGCCGCGAGGGGAATGTGGGTGATCATTTCGTTGTAGATCCAGCCATCCCGCTCCGTCGTCTGCACAATCCCATCCAACACCAGAGCCCGGCCAAATCCCTCCGTCTCGATGATCGAAATCTCCTGAAAGGCAGACCTCTCCTGATGCAGCAACGATTTTACCTTCCAATTGACCCGAAAGCCGTATTCTTCCTCGGAATCGGACAACCACCAACCGTCTTCCCGGCGGACATACCCTTTGCCGTACTGCTCCTTCTCCATGTCAACCTCCTTACACCCTCCGCGTTTTTTTCATTGTAACACAATTGCCCATGCCCTTCCCCCGCCTGGGGATTCGCCCTGAACGAACGACCTGTCCCGACATATGATAATACGACATCAGTGGACGGGAGTGGAAGCCATGGTGCGAAAATTTCGCGCGACCCGGTCGGAAGATCTTTCCGTGTCCGCCCGGCATCCGGCAAATTCCTTCGTGCAGGTGGTCCGCAAGGTGCGGGGCGGCGTCGTGTCCATATTAACGGAGGAAGAAGAGACGGAAAATCTGAACGACCTGTTCCTCCGCCTCTTCCTGCCCGAATGGAAAGGACATCAGGAAACGCCCGCCCGTCATTTCGGATCCGGGTTCGTCATTCACCCGGACGGATACATCCTGACCAACGAACACGTGGTTCGCCGCGCCGGAACCGTTTCGGTCCGGCTTTACGGTTACCGCCGCCCACTTATGGCCCATGTCGCCTGGAAGGACCCCCATCGGG
It encodes the following:
- the leuC gene encoding 3-isopropylmalate dehydratase large subunit, translating into MKPRTLFEKIWDRHVIHQEEGKPAILYIDLHLIHEVTSPQAFDGLRMAGRKVRRPDLTVATMDHNVPTTDRSLPITDPISAKQMETLARNCREFGIRLYDLNSPQQGIVHVIGPELGLTLPGKTIVCGDSHTSTHGAFGALAFGIGTSEVEHVLATQCLHQAKPRTMEIHVKGSLPPGVSAKDVILAIISRIGTDGATGTVVEYTGEVIRNMSMEERMTVCNMSIEAGARAGMVSPDATTFAYLENRPFAPKGKRFEKAVADWEQLATDEGATYDRRFELDASTLSPQVTWGTSPGMGTDVTGTVPDPDSFPTENERKAARKALEYMGLKPGTPIVDIPVDRVFIGSCTNSRIQDLREAAKVVRGRKVSPRVRAMVVPGSQQVKLQAEREGLDRIFKEAGFEWRDSGCSMCLGMNPDILRPGERCASTSNRNFEGRQGRGGRTHLVSPMMAAAAAIAGHFVDIREWDIEP
- the leuD gene encoding 3-isopropylmalate dehydratase small subunit, translated to MEPLKTHTGKVAPLDRVNVDTDQIIPKQFLKRIERTGFGQFLFYDWCYDEKGNPNPDFVLNQERYRGASILLTRNNFGCGSSREHAPWALMDYGFRVIIAPSFADIFYNNCFKNGILPLTLPEEDVEELFRRTEEHEGYELAVDLENCRLSDNHGLQLSFEVDEYRRQCLLQGLDDIAITLQLEDKIAAYEARYPEYYLPDPAGAAVRGGAN
- the putP gene encoding sodium/proline symporter PutP, which translates into the protein MALNGSIITFSLYLVAMLVIGVITYRMTQTFSDYVLGGRRLGSWVTAMSAQASDMSGWLLLGLPGFAFGVGMGSLWIAIGLATGTLLNWIYTSKRLRRYTQVLDALTLPDYFEFRFRDKTRFLRVLSALMIFLFFLFYTASGLVGAGKLFEAAYGADFAVAVFIGAVVIVGYTFLGGFLAVSWTDLFQGLLMFFALLIMPVAVIVYMGGFGETVDTIAASSPMHLGLVGENVGALAIFSFIAGNLAWGLGYFGQPHILVRFMAIKSPQMLAKSTMLAMIWVVLTLYGAILTGFVGFAAADKGLVSVADPEHIFIALSNLLFNPWVAGFMLAAIMAAIMSTVDSFLLVTSTALAEDFYKRLFRKNASEKELIWVGRIGVLLVAVIAIYLSFAQEQNVLELVSYAWAGLGATFGPLVLLSLYWKRMNVYGAYAGIITGAATVILWKNVLGLSDFLYELLPAFVLGVIAIVVVSLLTPPPPKEVLEEFDRSTRPLEGE
- a CDS encoding YqgQ family protein, with protein sequence MFSVRTMEDVRLLLKRFGIWIYTGDRLGDLEMMEEELEEMHRLGLIDKDTYLSARRVIVQQKQMFRG
- a CDS encoding biotin transporter BioY, whose product is MSGRVLVLRNMILAAMFAAIVAVAGQIQIPLPIPITLQTMVVMMAGSVLGSRWGAASMAVFILLVAFGAPLLAGGKGGLAVLAGPTAGYIWSWILAAWLIGFLSERSTRLSVWKLTVYHVLGGMLLIYAGGVLWLVTGVGLGWKEALLTGVLPFIVGDLIKAVIAAFVAFGVYRAYPILPSRAKRSFDSGKGPNA
- the speE gene encoding polyamine aminopropyltransferase, encoding MEKEQYGKGYVRREDGWWLSDSEEEYGFRVNWKVKSLLHQERSAFQEISIIETEGFGRALVLDGIVQTTERDGWIYNEMITHIPLAAHPDPSTVCIIGGGDCGAVREAVKYPSVKRVDMVEIDPGVVNVSRKYLPSIAGEGEPDPRIRFVFEDGAAFVKEKKGEYDVFIVDSSDPVGPAKVLFEEPFYRDVHRALKDDGIMVCQSESPVFHPQVLTKVRRTLMTLFPYVRTYLATIPTYPGGIWSFTLASKRPDPLDGIEERLRDEDTRYVNPEIVRSCFRLPNYVRELLGEK